TGTACTTATTATATTTGTACTTCTAAAATATATATTATTATGTGGCAAAAAACGTATTCAGTAATTACAAAAGAGGTGACAAAAGAGCAAATCTGGAAACTAACAACCGATATTGACAATTGGAAAAACTGGGATAGCACAGTGGAAGATTCGAAACTTTTAGGCGATTTCAATGTGGGCAGCTTCTTTATGCTAAAGCCTAAAGGCGGACCGAAAGTAAAAATCAAACTCATTGAAATTGAGCCCTACAAAAAATTCACAGATCTAACAAAATTTCCGTTAGCAAAGATGTATGGTGAACATTTTTATGAAGAAACAAAAGACGGACTAAAAATATCTGTAACAATGACTGTAAAAGGGTTGCTAAGTTTTATATGGGTGAAATTGGTTGCAAAAGACATTGTCGATAATTTGGCTGAAGACGTTGCTAACCAAATAAAAAATGCTAAGAAATTATGACACGATTTTGGGTAGCTTCCATATCAAAAGAGCATGCTATGCGTGGTGTAAACGGGAATTTTATTCAGGTGTGTCACGGTAAAAAAGCACCATTGAAACGAATGAGTAAAGGCGATCTGATTCTGGTTTATTCTTCTAAAATCGCATTAAACGGAAACGAGAAATATCAAAAGTTTACGGCAATAGGAGAAGTGATTGACGATGAAATTTATCCGTTTCAAATGTCCGAAAATTTTATTCCGTTCAGAAGAAATATAAGATTCTATGCGTGTGAAGAATGTTCAATTATTCCGTTAATTGCTGAACTTGATTTTATTGAGAATAAAAAGATGTGGGGTTATCCTTTTCGTTACGGTTTTTTTGAAATCAATAAAAAAGATTATAATTTAATCGCCTCGAAAATGATTACAAATGAAAAATAAAGATAATACATTTAGCGTCGAGCGATCCGAAGACAGCACAGGCTTTTTACTATGGCAGGTCACCAACTTGTGGCAGCGGGAAATAAAAAAGGCATTGGAAAAATACGAGCTTACACATGCACAGTTTGTATTACTGGCAAGTACGCATTGGCTTGCATTGCAAAAACAGGATGTTACACAGATTTTACTTTCCAATCATACCAAAATAGATCCTATGACCACTTCTACAGTTTTAAGGACTTTGCAGACCAAAGGATTTATCAGGCGAAAAGAACACCAGACTGATACCAGAGCCAAAACGGTTGAATTAACAGCAGCGGGACTAAAGAATATAAAACAGGCGATAGTTGCAGTTGAAGAATTTGATAAACAATTTTTTGGCTTGCTTGGCGGAGAAGCCAATGATTTTAACAGCGAATTGATAGCACTACTGGGAAATAAAAAAGAGATATAGTTCTTCCTTAAAGAATGTATTATTTATTTGCCGGTCAATATATTAATATCAATATACTTTTTTTACTTGCATATTTTTTGTATCTCAAAGGTCTAAAACCTTGCAAATTATGCTGGGAAAAAATCCTAAAAAGCAATCTGAATTATTCCGTTCGGTGTTATCCGATTTTATTGATAATAAACACCATAAGTAAGTGCTGGGTAATAGAAAGAACTTTTGCTTGGTTTGATAATGGTAGAAGGCTTTAATTTTCTACGAGACTAACCTCCTTCGCATTTTAAATAAAGTGAATTCAATTGAAATACTATTTGTAAGTACTTACAAATAATTATAAGCACATTAAATATTGATTTTTATCATTTTTTAGAAGCTAAAAGCTTTCGTATATTTAAATGTTAGCGGTAAGTATAAAACAAAAAATAATTTAAAATGGATACAGAGAAAATATTAATACTATTCATATCATTTTTTTTCAGTGGATTTATTATTGTTAAGGCTCAAGGCACAACGCAAAGAAACACAATAACAATATCTGGGAAAGTAACCGATTTTAATGGAAATCCTATTGATAGTAGTGTCGTAAGATTAAATAATGCACGTTTTGAATCTATATATGAAACATATACAGACAAAGAAGGGAACTATAAATTAGAGAATGTAAGAAAAGGAAATTATAAGTCAATGTTTGTAATGCGACCAAAAGAATACCCAAGAGCAAATGAAGTTTCTAAAGATAAAATGAGATTAGAGTTTTGGGCTTGGAATGTCGTTGCTAAAGAAGATTTAATTATTAATCCTCATTATGACAAATTAGAAGTTTACGGAACCACAGTCTATGAAACTTTTGGTGGAACCTCAGGTTTTTTTATCTATTTTAGACCAATGAGTTTAAAAAAGGTATTAGCATTCTCTGAGTTCACAGATAAAAGTAAATCTGAAAAGCATGTAGATGTTTCAATCAAACCAGAAAATCTTAGAATAAAAGTATATGCAGGTAATGAACTGTTAAAAACCAATTCCATACAATCAATTAAAGAATACACGGGAGAAAATAATTATCCAATAACAGCATATATTGTTCAGGTTGATAAGCCAAAACAAATAAAAGACAATAGTTCGTTCACTATTTTTAGAGTGGAAGCTGAAAATACAGCGTTTAACGAGAAAGGAGAAAGTCTTTTTTTTTATGAACCCAAAATATTTGAATAATATGAGTCTTTCAAAAATAGGGTCAAACCATCTGCTATAAAATTATTATTGAACAAAATTTAAACAGCCTCTAAAAAGAAATCTGTAGTTACATGTTTTTGAAAAGAAAATGCAAAAACTATCTTGTAATTAGCCTTACCACAGCGATTATAAAAACTTAAATTTTCTTACATTTATAGTATATTTTACTACCCGATGATTACAAAGAAAAAAACAAACTGGTTTCGAATGCTTTTCGAATGGAAAGGATCGGTATTACCGCAACTGTTACCCCGTTTGATATTATTATTTGCTTTTGCAGTACTGGTTGTTTATTTCAGAGAGTTTTTATTGCGGTACCAGCTTCATTTTAATCCGGCTATTTTTACGTTATTCGGGATAGCACTGGCTATTTTCCTCGGATTTCGGAATAGTGTCAGTTATGACCGTTTCTGGGAAGGAAGAAAACTTTGGGGTGCCTTATTGAACGATACCAGATCTTTAGCCAGACAGGCACACACTTTGGTTGAAGGGGATGACTATAACAAAGAACGTACGGAATTTATACAATTACTGACGGCTTTTGTATATGCATTAAAACACCAGTTACGACAGAGCAGTCCAGATGCCGATATGCACCGCCTGCTGCCGGAATCGGTTGCAAAACCGCTTGAAAGTGTAACTTTCAAACCGGTTATGATCATGAAAGAACTGGGATTGTGGATCAAAAAGACAAAAACAGCCGGAAGAGTTGACAGTATCACCCAAACGGCTATGGAAGAAAACCTGAACAAACTTTCGGATATCGTTGGCGGCTGCGAACGGATTGCAAGTACGCCGATACCGTATACGTATAGTGTACTGCTGCACAGAACCGTTTATATTTATTGCTTTTTGCTTCCGTTCGGATTTGTAGAAAGTCTGGGGTGGGGAACGCCTTTTATCATTGTTTTTATAGCCTATACCTTTGTGGCACTG
This region of Flavobacterium inviolabile genomic DNA includes:
- a CDS encoding SRPBCC family protein translates to MWQKTYSVITKEVTKEQIWKLTTDIDNWKNWDSTVEDSKLLGDFNVGSFFMLKPKGGPKVKIKLIEIEPYKKFTDLTKFPLAKMYGEHFYEETKDGLKISVTMTVKGLLSFIWVKLVAKDIVDNLAEDVANQIKNAKKL
- a CDS encoding EVE domain-containing protein, with protein sequence MTRFWVASISKEHAMRGVNGNFIQVCHGKKAPLKRMSKGDLILVYSSKIALNGNEKYQKFTAIGEVIDDEIYPFQMSENFIPFRRNIRFYACEECSIIPLIAELDFIENKKMWGYPFRYGFFEINKKDYNLIASKMITNEK
- a CDS encoding MarR family winged helix-turn-helix transcriptional regulator codes for the protein MKNKDNTFSVERSEDSTGFLLWQVTNLWQREIKKALEKYELTHAQFVLLASTHWLALQKQDVTQILLSNHTKIDPMTTSTVLRTLQTKGFIRRKEHQTDTRAKTVELTAAGLKNIKQAIVAVEEFDKQFFGLLGGEANDFNSELIALLGNKKEI
- a CDS encoding carboxypeptidase-like regulatory domain-containing protein — its product is MDTEKILILFISFFFSGFIIVKAQGTTQRNTITISGKVTDFNGNPIDSSVVRLNNARFESIYETYTDKEGNYKLENVRKGNYKSMFVMRPKEYPRANEVSKDKMRLEFWAWNVVAKEDLIINPHYDKLEVYGTTVYETFGGTSGFFIYFRPMSLKKVLAFSEFTDKSKSEKHVDVSIKPENLRIKVYAGNELLKTNSIQSIKEYTGENNYPITAYIVQVDKPKQIKDNSSFTIFRVEAENTAFNEKGESLFFYEPKIFE
- a CDS encoding bestrophin family protein, coding for MITKKKTNWFRMLFEWKGSVLPQLLPRLILLFAFAVLVVYFREFLLRYQLHFNPAIFTLFGIALAIFLGFRNSVSYDRFWEGRKLWGALLNDTRSLARQAHTLVEGDDYNKERTEFIQLLTAFVYALKHQLRQSSPDADMHRLLPESVAKPLESVTFKPVMIMKELGLWIKKTKTAGRVDSITQTAMEENLNKLSDIVGGCERIASTPIPYTYSVLLHRTVYIYCFLLPFGFVESLGWGTPFIIVFIAYTFVALEAIADELEDPFGIQPNDLALDAMAQMIENTLLELDNRKIQPVPKTSGYYIT